Proteins found in one Oncorhynchus keta strain PuntledgeMale-10-30-2019 chromosome 2, Oket_V2, whole genome shotgun sequence genomic segment:
- the LOC127913172 gene encoding sal-like protein 1 isoform X2, translated as MHQASDILLNSQVSRGLKPASLQRDTEEPCSEEDPPCKESDAHVCSRCCAEFFELSDLEQHQKNCTKNQLVLIVNENPASPSGSFSPGSPPHNPDEQMNDMVNNTDQAECSDLLEHNALDKEESMDVNVSEINAHPGHDNDGGSSHMEGGSNINMNTGEGNGHSSSRKSSGPAPGTSIVSAPQLPPLGNLTDLGSISMINSNVIIENLQSTKVAVAQFSQEMQRSSGSGSGGPRVAVPALMEQLLGLQQQQIHQLQLIEQIRHQILLLASQSPEIQVPPSISTPGGSLGPSANPLTTLSSHLSQQLAAAAGLAQSLASQSASISSLKQLAERAQLPQSNNPSSGESSQSISSLGPSTVNNVQSSSDKRPIHAISSNLHSQLSNPSHTKSSMPAFGIGSLLNPVTNPHLPQPSSGNHLFSSSLPSIGTTVEDLNSLAALAQRKGKPPNVTSFEPKSSSEEAFFKHKCRFCAKVFGSDSALQIHLRSHTGERPYKCNICGNRFSTRGNLKVHFQRHKEKYPHVQMNPYPVPEHLDNIPTSTGIPYGMSMPPEKPVTSWLDSKPVLSTLTSAVGMLLPPTMPSLPPFIKKEDHSVAITSPSFSTKTDSGRDAAEPSMKSNDGLSEEAAALPTSNGKTEEGSHSSSFMPSVSSESERNTEYTTSNSPPMMTNPLMPLMSEHFKAKFPFGGLLDPLQGSETSKLQQLVENIDRKLTDPNECVICHRVLSCQSALKMHYRTHTGERPFKCKVCGRAFTTKGNLKTHYTVHRAMPPLRVHHSCPICQKKFTNAVVLQQHIRMHMGGQIPNTPLPDSYPESMGSDTGSFDERNFDENFDDLDNFYDDDMEGMEGVEGMEDGPDSSVPDTPKSADASQDSLCNSPSHPEMVVQDGQEKNHHAHHNTYHNTHHDIDYRIHHNNLHNNQHHSHHDNHHNNHLNNHHDNQHNSHHNPHQRLVEELQASRMKAMGNRGSMEGDCLTNDSSSLGGDIESPSAGSPAVSESTSSMQPPSPTNGHPQHQRKSPSLEERQERQERQERHQRAMSLDHISASLMQHHPSSIGALDLTSCNPSKDPLGMLFPFRERGTFKNTACDICGKTFACQSALDIHYRSHTKERPFICTACNRGFSTKGNLKQHMLTHQMRDLPSQLFEPSNTSLSSSPTPSLLSVNSLSSMIKSEVNGFLHGLHHHQDHHRDHHRDHHIDHHREHHREHHREHHRDHQDRDHHKDMASNMPHGLVTTSDSTSPVLSASAPLRRTPKQHYCNTCGKTFSSSSALQIHERTHTGEKPFACHICGRAFTTKGNLKVHMGTHMWNSAPARRGRRLSVDGSMAFLGTNPVKFPEIFQKDMASRLGNGDPASFWNQYAAAFSSGLAMKTNEISVIQNGGLPSLSGSMGNGGSSPVGGFTGNLEKLHNTESNAALAGLEKMANAENGTHFRFTRFMEDNKEIATN; from the exons ATGCATCAGGCATCAGACATCCTACTGAATTCACAAGTGTCAAGAGGCTTGAAGCCAGCGTCCCTACAAA GGGACACAGAAGAGCCCTGCTCGGAGGAAGACCCCCCCTGTAAGGAGTCAGATGCCCATGTCTGTAGCAGATGTTGTGCTGAGTTCTTTGAACTATCAGATCTTGAACAACACCAGAAGAATTGCACTAAGAATCAATTAGTTCTGATAGTGAATGAGAATCCTGCCTCTCCTTCCGGAAGCTTCTCGCCTGGCTCCCCTCCACATAATCCTGATGAGCAGATGAATGACATGGTTAATAACACTGATCAAGCAGAGTGCAGTGACCTTTTGGAGCATAACGCTCTTGACAAAGAAGAATCCATGGACGTCAACGTTTCCGAAATCAACGCTCATCCTGGTCACGACAATGATGGAGGCAGCAGCCACATGGAGGGAGGCAGTAACATCAACATGAACACGGGCGAGGGAAATGGTCACAGCTCCAGCAGGAAGAGCTCCGGACCAGCACCGGGCACCTCGATCGTCTCTGCCCCTCAGCTACCTCCGCTCGGCAACCTGACTGACCTGGGGAGCATCTCTATGATCAACAGCAACGTCATCATCGAAAACCTGCAGAGCACCAAAGTGGCTGTGGCCCAGTTCTCCCAGGAGATGCAGCGCTCCTCTGGGTCTGGGTCCGGGGGCCCGAGGGTGGCAGTGCCGGCCCTGATGGAGCAACTCCTGGGCCTGCAGCAGCAACAGATCCACCAGCTGCAGCTCATTGAACAGATCCGTCACCAGATCCTGCTACTGGCCTCCCAGTCCCCTGAAATTCAGGTGCCCCCCAGCATCTCCACACCAGGAGGCTCATTGGGGCCGTCAGCCAACCCACTGACCACGctcagctcccatctctctcagcAGCTGGCTGCAGCCGCAGGCTTAGCACAGAGCCTGGCCAGCCAGTCTGCCAGCATCAGCAGCCTGAAGCAGCTGGCTGAAAGGGCGCAGCTACCTCAGAGCAACAACCCCAGCAGCGGTGAATCATCTCAGAGCATCAGCTCACTGGGACCGTCCACAGTCAACAACGTCCAGTCGTCATCTGACAAGAGGCCAATACATGCGATCAGCAGCAACCTCCACTCTCAGCTCAGTAACCCATCACACACTAAGTCATCCATGCCAGCCTTTGGGATAGGTAGCCTGTTGAACCCTGTAACTAATCCACATCTACCTCAGCCCTCGTCTGGAAACCACCTATTTTCCAGCTCCCTGCCCAGTATTGGCACCACAGTGGAGGACCTCAACTCTCTGGCTGCACTGGCCCAGAGGAAAGGCAAGCCACCAAACGTAACTTCATTTGAACCCAAGAGCAGCTCTGAGGAAGCGTTCTTCAAGCATAAGTGCAGATTTTGTGCCAAGGTGTTTGGGAGTGACAGTGCCTTGCAGATCCACCTGCGATCTCACACAGGTGAGAGGCCGTACAAGTGTAACATCTGTGGCAATCGCTTCTCCACCCGCGGTAACTTGAAGGTCCACTTCCAGCGTCATAAAGAGAAGTATCCACATGTTCAGATGAATCCATACCCTGTCCCCGAGCATTTAGACAATATTCCAACGAGCACCGGCATTCCATATGGTATGTCAATGCCTCCAGAGAAGCCTGTGACCAGCTGGCTGGACAGCAAACCTGTTCTCTCCACTCTGACCTCGGCAGTGGGCATGCTGCTCCCACCAACCATGCCCAGCCTGCCACCATTCATTAAAAAAGAAGATCATTCGGTAGCCATAACCAGCCCCTCCTTTTCCACAAAGACTGACTCCGGTCGTGACGCTGCTGAGCCATCAATGAAAAGCAACGACGGGCTGTCTGAAGAAGCTGCAGCCCTGCCTACATCAAACGGGAAAACTGAAGAGGGCAGTCACTCGTCGAGCTTCATGCCGAGTGTGAGCTCTGAGTCTGAGCGCAACACAGAATACACAACCTCCAACAGCCCGCCTATGATGACCAACCCTCTCATGCCCCTCATGTCTGAACATTTCAAGGCTAAGTTCCCATTCGGGGGCCTCTTGGACCCGCTCCAGGGGTCAGAGACCTCCAAGCTGCAGCAGCTGGTGGAGAACATCGACAGGAAGTTGACGGACCCCAATGAGTGTGTCATCTGCCACCGTGTACTCAGCTGTCAGAGCGCTCTGAAAATGCACTACCGTACTCACACTGGAGAGAGGCCCTTCAAGTGTAAAGTGTGTGGCAGAGCCTTCACCACCAAAGGGAACCTAAAGACCCACTACACCGTCCACCGGGCCATGCCTCCACTCAGGGTCCATCACTCCTGCCCCATCTGCCAGAAGAAGTTCACCAACGCAGTGGTCCTGCAGCAGCACATCCGAATGCACATGGGAGGGCAGATCCCAAACACCCCACTGCCAGACAGCTACCCTGAGTCCATGGGCTCCGACACTGGCTCCTTTGATGAGAGGAACTTCGATGAGAACTTTGATGATCTGGACAACTTTTATGATGATGAtatggaagggatggagggagtggaaggGATGGAAGACGGCCCTGATAGCAGCGTCCCAGACACCCCTAAGTCAGCCGATGCCTCCCAAGACAGCCTGTGCAATTCCCCCTCTCACCCCGAGATGGTCGTCCAGGACGGGCAAGAGAAAAACCATCATGCCCATCACAACACCTACCACAATACCCACCATGATATTGACTATAGAATCCACCACAACAACCTCCATAACAATCAACATCACAGCCACCATGACAACCACCATAACAATCATCTTAACAACCACCATGACAATCAGCATAACAGCCACCATAACCCCCACCAGAGGCTGGTAGAGGAGCTGCAGGCCAGCAGAATGAAGGCCATGGGGAACAGAGGTTCAATGGAAGGGGACTGCCTCACTAACGACTCCTCATCCCTGGGTGGGGACATCGAGAGCCCGAGTGCCGGGAGTCCAGCAGTGTCAGAATCTACCTCTTCCATGCAGCCCCCATCCCCTACCAATGGGCACCCCCAACATCAACGTAAATCCCCCAGCTTggaggaaagacaggagaggcaggagagacaggagaggcacCAGAGGGCTATGTCCCTGGATCACATCAGTGCCAGCCTCATGCAGCATCACCCTTCTAGCATCGGGGCCCTGGACCTGACATCCTGCAACCCGTCTAAAGACCCACTGGGCATGCTCTTCCCATTCCGTGAGCGTGGCACGTTCAAGAACACAGCCTGTGACATCTGTGGGAAGACGTTTGCATGTCAGAGTGCCTTGGACATCCACTACCGAAGCCATACCAAAGAAAGGCCGTTCATTTGCACGGCCTGTAACCGGGGCTTCTCGACCAAGGGCAACCTGAAGCAGCACATGCTCACCCACCAGATGAGGGACTTGCCCTCGCAGCTCTTCGAACCCTCTAACACCAGCCTCTCCTCCAGTccgaccccctccctcctctctgtgaaCTCCCTGTCCTCCATGATCAAATCAGAGGTCAACGGCTTCCTCCATGGcctccaccaccaccaggacCACCACAGGGACCACCACAGGGACCACCATATCGACCATCACAGGGAACACCACAGGGAACACCACAGGGAACACCACAGGGACCACCAGGACCGGGATCACCATAAGGACATGGCAAGTAACATGCCCCACGGCCTGGTGACCACCTCGGACTCTACATCCCCGGTGCTCTCAGCCTCTGCCCCTCTACGCCGGACACCCAAGCAGCACTACTGCAACACTTGTGGGAAGACCTTCTCCTCCTCTAGCGCTCTGCAGATACACGAGAGGACCCACACTGGGGAGAAGCCCTTCGCCTGTCACATCTGTGGTCGGGCTTTCACCACCAAAGGAAATCTCAAG GTTCATATGGGGACACACATGTGGAACAGCGCCCCTGCCAGACGCGGCCGCCGGCTCTCTGTAGACGGCTCCATGGCCTTCCTGGGCACCAACCCTGTCAAGTTCCCAGagatcttccagaaggacatggCATCTAGGTTGGGCAACGGAGACCCAGCTAGCTTCTGGAACCAGTACGCTGCAGCGTTTTCCAGCGGCTTGGCCATGAAGACCAATGAGATCTCTGTCATCCAGAACGGAGGCCTGCCATCTCTATCGGGGAGCATGGGGAACGGGGGCAGCTCGCCTGTGGGCGGATTCACAGGCAACCTGGAGAAGCTGCACAATACAGAATCCAATGCCGCTCTGGCTGGCCTGGAGAAAATGGCCAACGCAGAGAACGGGACCCACTTCCGATTCACACGTTTCATGGAGGACAACAAAGAGATTGCCACAAACTAG
- the LOC127913172 gene encoding sal-like protein 1 isoform X3 gives MNDMVNNTDQAECSDLLEHNALDKEESMDVNVSEINAHPGHDNDGGSSHMEGGSNINMNTGEGNGHSSSRKSSGPAPGTSIVSAPQLPPLGNLTDLGSISMINSNVIIENLQSTKVAVAQFSQEMQRSSGSGSGGPRVAVPALMEQLLGLQQQQIHQLQLIEQIRHQILLLASQSPEIQVPPSISTPGGSLGPSANPLTTLSSHLSQQLAAAAGLAQSLASQSASISSLKQLAERAQLPQSNNPSSGESSQSISSLGPSTVNNVQSSSDKRPIHAISSNLHSQLSNPSHTKSSMPAFGIGSLLNPVTNPHLPQPSSGNHLFSSSLPSIGTTVEDLNSLAALAQRKGKPPNVTSFEPKSSSEEAFFKHKCRFCAKVFGSDSALQIHLRSHTGERPYKCNICGNRFSTRGNLKVHFQRHKEKYPHVQMNPYPVPEHLDNIPTSTGIPYGMSMPPEKPVTSWLDSKPVLSTLTSAVGMLLPPTMPSLPPFIKKEDHSVAITSPSFSTKTDSGRDAAEPSMKSNDGLSEEAAALPTSNGKTEEGSHSSSFMPSVSSESERNTEYTTSNSPPMMTNPLMPLMSEHFKAKFPFGGLLDPLQGSETSKLQQLVENIDRKLTDPNECVICHRVLSCQSALKMHYRTHTGERPFKCKVCGRAFTTKGNLKTHYTVHRAMPPLRVHHSCPICQKKFTNAVVLQQHIRMHMGGQIPNTPLPDSYPESMGSDTGSFDERNFDENFDDLDNFYDDDMEGMEGVEGMEDGPDSSVPDTPKSADASQDSLCNSPSHPEMVVQDGQEKNHHAHHNTYHNTHHDIDYRIHHNNLHNNQHHSHHDNHHNNHLNNHHDNQHNSHHNPHQRLVEELQASRMKAMGNRGSMEGDCLTNDSSSLGGDIESPSAGSPAVSESTSSMQPPSPTNGHPQHQRKSPSLEERQERQERQERHQRAMSLDHISASLMQHHPSSIGALDLTSCNPSKDPLGMLFPFRERGTFKNTACDICGKTFACQSALDIHYRSHTKERPFICTACNRGFSTKGNLKQHMLTHQMRDLPSQLFEPSNTSLSSSPTPSLLSVNSLSSMIKSEVNGFLHGLHHHQDHHRDHHRDHHIDHHREHHREHHREHHRDHQDRDHHKDMASNMPHGLVTTSDSTSPVLSASAPLRRTPKQHYCNTCGKTFSSSSALQIHERTHTGEKPFACHICGRAFTTKGNLKVHMGTHMWNSAPARRGRRLSVDGSMAFLGTNPVKFPEIFQKDMASRLGNGDPASFWNQYAAAFSSGLAMKTNEISVIQNGGLPSLSGSMGNGGSSPVGGFTGNLEKLHNTESNAALAGLEKMANAENGTHFRFTRFMEDNKEIATN, from the exons ATGAATGACATGGTTAATAACACTGATCAAGCAGAGTGCAGTGACCTTTTGGAGCATAACGCTCTTGACAAAGAAGAATCCATGGACGTCAACGTTTCCGAAATCAACGCTCATCCTGGTCACGACAATGATGGAGGCAGCAGCCACATGGAGGGAGGCAGTAACATCAACATGAACACGGGCGAGGGAAATGGTCACAGCTCCAGCAGGAAGAGCTCCGGACCAGCACCGGGCACCTCGATCGTCTCTGCCCCTCAGCTACCTCCGCTCGGCAACCTGACTGACCTGGGGAGCATCTCTATGATCAACAGCAACGTCATCATCGAAAACCTGCAGAGCACCAAAGTGGCTGTGGCCCAGTTCTCCCAGGAGATGCAGCGCTCCTCTGGGTCTGGGTCCGGGGGCCCGAGGGTGGCAGTGCCGGCCCTGATGGAGCAACTCCTGGGCCTGCAGCAGCAACAGATCCACCAGCTGCAGCTCATTGAACAGATCCGTCACCAGATCCTGCTACTGGCCTCCCAGTCCCCTGAAATTCAGGTGCCCCCCAGCATCTCCACACCAGGAGGCTCATTGGGGCCGTCAGCCAACCCACTGACCACGctcagctcccatctctctcagcAGCTGGCTGCAGCCGCAGGCTTAGCACAGAGCCTGGCCAGCCAGTCTGCCAGCATCAGCAGCCTGAAGCAGCTGGCTGAAAGGGCGCAGCTACCTCAGAGCAACAACCCCAGCAGCGGTGAATCATCTCAGAGCATCAGCTCACTGGGACCGTCCACAGTCAACAACGTCCAGTCGTCATCTGACAAGAGGCCAATACATGCGATCAGCAGCAACCTCCACTCTCAGCTCAGTAACCCATCACACACTAAGTCATCCATGCCAGCCTTTGGGATAGGTAGCCTGTTGAACCCTGTAACTAATCCACATCTACCTCAGCCCTCGTCTGGAAACCACCTATTTTCCAGCTCCCTGCCCAGTATTGGCACCACAGTGGAGGACCTCAACTCTCTGGCTGCACTGGCCCAGAGGAAAGGCAAGCCACCAAACGTAACTTCATTTGAACCCAAGAGCAGCTCTGAGGAAGCGTTCTTCAAGCATAAGTGCAGATTTTGTGCCAAGGTGTTTGGGAGTGACAGTGCCTTGCAGATCCACCTGCGATCTCACACAGGTGAGAGGCCGTACAAGTGTAACATCTGTGGCAATCGCTTCTCCACCCGCGGTAACTTGAAGGTCCACTTCCAGCGTCATAAAGAGAAGTATCCACATGTTCAGATGAATCCATACCCTGTCCCCGAGCATTTAGACAATATTCCAACGAGCACCGGCATTCCATATGGTATGTCAATGCCTCCAGAGAAGCCTGTGACCAGCTGGCTGGACAGCAAACCTGTTCTCTCCACTCTGACCTCGGCAGTGGGCATGCTGCTCCCACCAACCATGCCCAGCCTGCCACCATTCATTAAAAAAGAAGATCATTCGGTAGCCATAACCAGCCCCTCCTTTTCCACAAAGACTGACTCCGGTCGTGACGCTGCTGAGCCATCAATGAAAAGCAACGACGGGCTGTCTGAAGAAGCTGCAGCCCTGCCTACATCAAACGGGAAAACTGAAGAGGGCAGTCACTCGTCGAGCTTCATGCCGAGTGTGAGCTCTGAGTCTGAGCGCAACACAGAATACACAACCTCCAACAGCCCGCCTATGATGACCAACCCTCTCATGCCCCTCATGTCTGAACATTTCAAGGCTAAGTTCCCATTCGGGGGCCTCTTGGACCCGCTCCAGGGGTCAGAGACCTCCAAGCTGCAGCAGCTGGTGGAGAACATCGACAGGAAGTTGACGGACCCCAATGAGTGTGTCATCTGCCACCGTGTACTCAGCTGTCAGAGCGCTCTGAAAATGCACTACCGTACTCACACTGGAGAGAGGCCCTTCAAGTGTAAAGTGTGTGGCAGAGCCTTCACCACCAAAGGGAACCTAAAGACCCACTACACCGTCCACCGGGCCATGCCTCCACTCAGGGTCCATCACTCCTGCCCCATCTGCCAGAAGAAGTTCACCAACGCAGTGGTCCTGCAGCAGCACATCCGAATGCACATGGGAGGGCAGATCCCAAACACCCCACTGCCAGACAGCTACCCTGAGTCCATGGGCTCCGACACTGGCTCCTTTGATGAGAGGAACTTCGATGAGAACTTTGATGATCTGGACAACTTTTATGATGATGAtatggaagggatggagggagtggaaggGATGGAAGACGGCCCTGATAGCAGCGTCCCAGACACCCCTAAGTCAGCCGATGCCTCCCAAGACAGCCTGTGCAATTCCCCCTCTCACCCCGAGATGGTCGTCCAGGACGGGCAAGAGAAAAACCATCATGCCCATCACAACACCTACCACAATACCCACCATGATATTGACTATAGAATCCACCACAACAACCTCCATAACAATCAACATCACAGCCACCATGACAACCACCATAACAATCATCTTAACAACCACCATGACAATCAGCATAACAGCCACCATAACCCCCACCAGAGGCTGGTAGAGGAGCTGCAGGCCAGCAGAATGAAGGCCATGGGGAACAGAGGTTCAATGGAAGGGGACTGCCTCACTAACGACTCCTCATCCCTGGGTGGGGACATCGAGAGCCCGAGTGCCGGGAGTCCAGCAGTGTCAGAATCTACCTCTTCCATGCAGCCCCCATCCCCTACCAATGGGCACCCCCAACATCAACGTAAATCCCCCAGCTTggaggaaagacaggagaggcaggagagacaggagaggcacCAGAGGGCTATGTCCCTGGATCACATCAGTGCCAGCCTCATGCAGCATCACCCTTCTAGCATCGGGGCCCTGGACCTGACATCCTGCAACCCGTCTAAAGACCCACTGGGCATGCTCTTCCCATTCCGTGAGCGTGGCACGTTCAAGAACACAGCCTGTGACATCTGTGGGAAGACGTTTGCATGTCAGAGTGCCTTGGACATCCACTACCGAAGCCATACCAAAGAAAGGCCGTTCATTTGCACGGCCTGTAACCGGGGCTTCTCGACCAAGGGCAACCTGAAGCAGCACATGCTCACCCACCAGATGAGGGACTTGCCCTCGCAGCTCTTCGAACCCTCTAACACCAGCCTCTCCTCCAGTccgaccccctccctcctctctgtgaaCTCCCTGTCCTCCATGATCAAATCAGAGGTCAACGGCTTCCTCCATGGcctccaccaccaccaggacCACCACAGGGACCACCACAGGGACCACCATATCGACCATCACAGGGAACACCACAGGGAACACCACAGGGAACACCACAGGGACCACCAGGACCGGGATCACCATAAGGACATGGCAAGTAACATGCCCCACGGCCTGGTGACCACCTCGGACTCTACATCCCCGGTGCTCTCAGCCTCTGCCCCTCTACGCCGGACACCCAAGCAGCACTACTGCAACACTTGTGGGAAGACCTTCTCCTCCTCTAGCGCTCTGCAGATACACGAGAGGACCCACACTGGGGAGAAGCCCTTCGCCTGTCACATCTGTGGTCGGGCTTTCACCACCAAAGGAAATCTCAAG GTTCATATGGGGACACACATGTGGAACAGCGCCCCTGCCAGACGCGGCCGCCGGCTCTCTGTAGACGGCTCCATGGCCTTCCTGGGCACCAACCCTGTCAAGTTCCCAGagatcttccagaaggacatggCATCTAGGTTGGGCAACGGAGACCCAGCTAGCTTCTGGAACCAGTACGCTGCAGCGTTTTCCAGCGGCTTGGCCATGAAGACCAATGAGATCTCTGTCATCCAGAACGGAGGCCTGCCATCTCTATCGGGGAGCATGGGGAACGGGGGCAGCTCGCCTGTGGGCGGATTCACAGGCAACCTGGAGAAGCTGCACAATACAGAATCCAATGCCGCTCTGGCTGGCCTGGAGAAAATGGCCAACGCAGAGAACGGGACCCACTTCCGATTCACACGTTTCATGGAGGACAACAAAGAGATTGCCACAAACTAG